Genomic DNA from Pseudanabaena sp. ABRG5-3:
AAATTAGTATTTTCTTGCAGAAGATTATGTAATCCAACCTCATCTAGATCACCAGCCGCTATAGCCACTCTATGTTCATTATGAGAAAATGCTACTACAGCAGACATAGAATTAGAATTTAATCGATTTCCAGAATTATCTACAGCACCTGCACCGCCTTTTAAGGCTAATACAGAATTTGGAGCTAAAACTGTAATTTCTACATCGCCAGTTTGAAGCAAGTCTGTCGTTGAAGTTGTTAATTGAGCGAAAATCTTTAATCCGTATCTTTCTTTAGCATCACTCAACGAACTTAGAAGATCTTCCCATGCTTTGGTTTTTCTATTAAATTCTGAATTTATATGAACATTTTGAACTATTACCTGTTTACTACGTAACCTAAGTTGCTACCCATAAATTAACGCTAAGAGCAAGGACAAAGAGCATAACTTTAAGCTCAAAACCTTTTGCAGTAACAGCATGAATAGATTTAGGTAAAAGCTGGGATATCAAACTACCCGTAGTTTCGATTACTTTGCGCTTATGGTGCTGAAGAAACTGAACATAGCCAGGTACAGGTCGCTGTGAATTGCTTTTTCGCATTGCTGAGAGCTTGATATTCTCAGCTTCAAGCAACAAATCCTCAATTTCATAATCGTTGTAAGCCTTGTCTGCATAGACTACACTGCCTTCAGGTAAAGCAAATGGAAATACCCTCAACCCCTTAACATCGGCAAAGGAACCATTAGTTAGAAAAAACTCTACAGGTTCCCCCGATTCTGTGACCATCAAATGGATTTTAATACCGTAAAAATATCGCTTCTTGCTGGCTTGATAGCCCCGATACTCCTCATTACCGTCATAGATTTTTGACCTTGGTATGCGGATATTGTCACAGACGGGAATCGGAAAGCTATCAATGCTGTAAACCGATTCAGTGTTCAGTTGTTTCCATGCTTGTCCCAGACACTCAAACAACATCAATAGCATCGGTTCAACCCTGTGAAGTCTACGATTGAACCGACTCCGACTCACCATTTTGGGGATATATTGTGGCTCTGAGAGTTCTTTTCTGGCTTTCTCAAAATTTCCACCAAAATACAGAACTGCAACTATGGCTGTGGTCATTACTTCGGCATCACTTATCTGTTGCTGTATGTCACCTTGATGGTTCATTGCTCGGAGAATGTCGTCACACAGGCAATAAATCGCTACAATTTCATCATTCATTTTTCTTGCTGCTACTCGGCTTTTGTCCTTTGTAGCAGCTTTTTTTTCTTCTTACCTTAGGTAGCAACTTGGGTTACGTAATAAAGTAGAAATGCCACCAATGTGATCTTCATCAGCATGAGAAATTAGTAGATGAGAAATCTCTTGTATTTTAAGTTCTTCAATAGTCTCAATTAATGTCGTTCCTGAAGGGCAGTCAATTACAATTGTCCCTTCAGTATTTCTTAGTAGTGTACAATTCCCTTGCCCTACATCTAAAATCAACAAATCAGGTGGTAAGGTCATTTATATCAATACCTCTTGGATCAGGAGCTATTTCAAAGTTTTTTAAATAGATTTGATCGTATGTTTCAGCACCAATGTTGACATCAGCAAACAGACGATCACCTATTCTTAGATGTTCATGCAAGTATTCTGGGATAATCGATTTAGGGAAACGAACAACTGTGTCATAGTGCCAACTTGGAATAACTGCATCAACAACAGATTCTCCATCTTCATTACTCATTGACTCAATTCTAACTAATGTATTATAAGGCTTCCTTGATGGAGACAGTCCTATATTTAATTCTGAATAACAACACTCAATCCCTTTAATTATTTCACTAGGATTTATATTACCTCTCTCTATAAGCACTGGAATTTTGTCTCTGTATTTTCTAATAGAGACATTTAAATCAATAGAAAAATTTTGAGTTACAAGGATAGCAGGTATCTTTCTATCATAAAGGGCTGCCACTAACTGCGCCCCATAAAAATTAGCAAAAGAATCAAGAAATAAGCGATGATCGCAAAGTACTGCATAAACTTGTTGAGAGGCGATATAGTCAGCAAATTTATTGACATCTGACGAATATTTATCATTTTTATAAATTAGTATTGGTTCAAACCCGTCAGTGTTTTCAACCTGCCAAGATATAGTGTCGCGAGCATCTTCATCATCGTCCACGATCGCTATTTTTCTGGTGCTACTGAGCAGAGTTTGTATTGGGCTCGGAAGTTCTATGGTTTGCATACTTAACTTACAGTCTATATATGTTTAAGTTTTAACTGAACGATAAATTCAGCACCACCTAGTTGACCGTTGGGAATAACAGTTATTCTACCACCTAAGTCTTCTACTGAGTCCTTCACAATAGTTAGGCCTAAACCTGTCCCTCCTGGGGTTGTACTTCTCCCTGGTAGCCATATTTCATCTAAGTCAAGCCCCTTAATGCCTGAAGCACTATCCATTACTGTAAGCAAAGCAAACCCATCAGATATTTCGGTTTTAAGTATTACCTTACGTTCTCTTAGATTTGCTCCCTGTATACTAAAAGCATTGACAGTATTAGTTAATAGGTTAGTCACAATAGATTCTAAAAGAGCAATACTTCCCTTTATATAAATTTTTTCAGGATATGAATCAAATTCAATTTCAATTCTAGCATTCTC
This window encodes:
- a CDS encoding IS982 family transposase, encoding MNDEIVAIYCLCDDILRAMNHQGDIQQQISDAEVMTTAIVAVLYFGGNFEKARKELSEPQYIPKMVSRSRFNRRLHRVEPMLLMLFECLGQAWKQLNTESVYSIDSFPIPVCDNIRIPRSKIYDGNEEYRGYQASKKRYFYGIKIHLMVTESGEPVEFFLTNGSFADVKGLRVFPFALPEGSVVYADKAYNDYEIEDLLLEAENIKLSAMRKSNSQRPVPGYVQFLQHHKRKVIETTGSLISQLLPKSIHAVTAKGFELKVMLFVLALSVNLWVAT
- a CDS encoding MBL fold metallo-hydrolase, encoding MTLPPDLLILDVGQGNCTLLRNTEGTIVIDCPSGTTLIETIEELKIQEISHLLISHADEDHIGGISTLLRNPSCYLR